CGAGGCCGATTTCTGCGTGACGGAGACGATGCGGCTCATCGAATCCAGACGCACGTAGAAGCGGCCGCTGTAGGCGATGAAGGCGGACAGCACGCCGACCGTGATCTCCTGGCTGGCGACCTGCCAGATGCCGAAGCACCAGATCACCAGCAGGCCGAGTTCGGTCAGGAAGGACACGGTCGGCGAGAACAGCGACCAGACCTTGTTCAGCTTGTCGTTGACGGCCAGGTTGTGCTTGTTCGCCTCACGGAAACGGGAGGCTTCGCGATGTTCCTGGGCAAACGCCTTCACCACGCGGATGCCGGGGATGGTGTCGGCCAGCACATTCGTGACTTCGCCCCAGACGCGGTCGATCTTCTCGAAGCCGGTGCGCAGCTTGTCGCGCACGACGTGGATCATCCAGGCGATGAAGGGCAGCGGCACCAGGGTGATCAGGGCCAGCTTCGCGTTGATGCTGAACAGGATCGCGCCGGTCATGATGATCATCAGGACGTCGGACAGGAAGTCCAGCAGGTGCAGCGACAGGAACACGCAGATGCGGTCCGAGCCGCTGCCGATGCGGCTCATCAGGTCGCCGGTGCGCTTGCCGCCGAAGAATTCAAGCGACAGGCGCAGCAGGTGCTCGTAGGTTTCCGAGCGCATGTCCGCGCCCATCCGTTCCGACACCAGGGCCAGGATATAGGTCCGGCCCCAGCCCAGCAGCCAGGCCAGGATGGCGGAGGCGAACAGGCCGCCCATGTACATGTACACCAGCGAGGTGTCGATCTTCTGCCCGTTCTGGTACGGGATCAGGACGTTGTCCATCAGGGGCATCGTCAGGTAGGGCGGGATCATGTGTGCGCCGGTACTGGCCAACATCAGCAAGAATCCGAGGAACAGCTGCCCTTTGTAAGGCATGGCGAAACGCCACAGGCGGAACAGGGTCCAGGTCGAAGGCGGCGTGTGCAGCACCTTGGTGCAGATCGGGCACTCTTCCTGGTCGGCTTCGAGCGGCGCCTTGCAGCTCGGGCAGGTGTGCTGCTCGGGCGCCTGGACGGCGATGCCGGTCAGGTGGCTTTCGACCTGGTCGTGGAACTGGTCGACCAGGCGGATCGCCTGCAGGTTCTGGCCGAGGGTAAAGCGCCAGGCAGCCAGCAGGCCGTTGGCATCGACCAGTTCGAGGTGGCCGACGCCGCCGTGGTCGTAGTGATGCATCGCCAGGCCGGCGCGGTAGGGCCAGTCGCGCCAGTGCGTATCGCCCGGGCTGCGAGTCAGTAAGCGGATATTGGTGACAACCAGTATCCCTTTGGTGAAACGTAATTTCGCGTCGAGGTCAACCTCGAGGGCGCTTAAAACGTTTTCCCCTGGCGCAAGCTTTTTCTGGACGTCCGCCTGCCATTGCTCAGGCAGGAAACTGGCAGCCGCCAGGGGCGCGGAAGGAACTAGTTGTTGAGTCGTCATGTGCTATTAGAAATGCTATTGCGCTATACCCGCGCTGGGACCGGATGGTCAAAAGGATGGAACGCTGAGCAGGGCACGCTGGTTGACAGGCGTACGGTATTCTATCGGCGGGAGCGAGACTGGCAGAATTCGGTTCAGCACGGTAAGCTTCGTTTCGGCAAGTATACAACATGTGCACTGCAGCAAGATCGGCACAAACATAAGGCAACGCCGCGCGGCGAGAGAGTGGTTACCGCGTGGCAAGATATTTTCATGACAAACAAGAAAGACATCAAGATTCTTCGTGTAACCCACCTGCGTGGCCCGAACATCTGGACCTACCGCCCCGTCATCGAAGCCTGGCTCGATATCGGCGAACTCGAAGAATGTCCTTCGAACACACTCCCCGGCTTCAACGAGCGGCTGACCGCCTGGCTGCCGGGCCTGATCGAACACCGCTGCGGCGTCGGCGAACGCGGCGGTTTCCTGGAACGCCTGCGCGACGGCACCTGGGCCGGCCACATCCTCGAACACATCGTCCTCGAACTGCAGAACATGGCCGGCATGAAGACCGGCTTCGGCAAGACCCGCTCCACCGCCGACGCCGGCGTCTATAAAATGGCCTTCCGCACGCGCGACGAAGTGGTCGGCCGCGCCGCCCTGCAGGCCGGCCACGCGCTGCTGATGGCGGCCATCAACGACACGCCCTTCGACCTGCAAGCCAGCGTGGCCGAGCTGACCGGGCTGGTCGACCGCTACTGCCTCGGCCCGTCCACCGGCCACATCGTCGATGCCGCCACCGACCGCCGCATCCCCTCGATTCGCCTGACCGAAGGCAACCTGGTGCAGCTCGGCCACGGCGCCGCCCAGCGCCGCATCTGGACCGCCGAAACCGACCGCACCAGCGCGATCGGCGAGAGCATCGCCAGCGACAAGGACCTGACCAAGACCCTGCTGGCCTCCTGCGGCGTGCCGGTGCCGGAAGGCGCGGTCGTGCGCAGCGCCGAGGCGGCATG
This window of the Massilia sp. WG5 genome carries:
- a CDS encoding ABC transporter ATP-binding protein — translated: MTTQQLVPSAPLAAASFLPEQWQADVQKKLAPGENVLSALEVDLDAKLRFTKGILVVTNIRLLTRSPGDTHWRDWPYRAGLAMHHYDHGGVGHLELVDANGLLAAWRFTLGQNLQAIRLVDQFHDQVESHLTGIAVQAPEQHTCPSCKAPLEADQEECPICTKVLHTPPSTWTLFRLWRFAMPYKGQLFLGFLLMLASTGAHMIPPYLTMPLMDNVLIPYQNGQKIDTSLVYMYMGGLFASAILAWLLGWGRTYILALVSERMGADMRSETYEHLLRLSLEFFGGKRTGDLMSRIGSGSDRICVFLSLHLLDFLSDVLMIIMTGAILFSINAKLALITLVPLPFIAWMIHVVRDKLRTGFEKIDRVWGEVTNVLADTIPGIRVVKAFAQEHREASRFREANKHNLAVNDKLNKVWSLFSPTVSFLTELGLLVIWCFGIWQVASQEITVGVLSAFIAYSGRFYVRLDSMSRIVSVTQKSASAAKRIFDILDHVSSVPDPVNPARLDTVAGNIELREVGFRYGNRAVNRGISLNIKAGEMVGLVGHSGSGKSTLVNLICRFYDVAEGAILLDGKDIRSFAVADYRRHIGLVLQEPFLFFGTISENIAYGRPDATREEIIAAARAAHAHEFILRLPQGYDSMVGERGQGLSGGERQRISIARALLIDPPILILDEATSSVDSETEKEIQKALDNLVQGRTTIAIAHRLSTLHRADRLVVLDRGAVVEEGSHDELMAKEGAYFRLYEAQARNVDQDPDDGSKDD